One part of the Haliaeetus albicilla chromosome 9, bHalAlb1.1, whole genome shotgun sequence genome encodes these proteins:
- the ERAL1 gene encoding GTPase Era, mitochondrial isoform X2: MAAHVALAVPRAVRWAVRAAAAGTLLPGPARLLESCTPRATVLPVRWSASSSGLGSILGIPAEKPSDALGQHPPPVATSKEEQARLIRDQPDQPQNPKVLRIAIIGAPNAGKSTLSNQLLGRKVFPVSKKVHTTRCKARGVVTYEDTQLIILDTPGLTSPFKAKRHKLDEAMLTDPWDSMKHADLVLVMVDVSDHWTRNSLSKEVLKCLSQFPQIPSVLVLNKVDLLKNKFILLELVTELTEGIVNGKKLEARSAFKHNSSSSAKSPLQITRASPLENRDPESHCLQETGQAQEGSSLDNTSDMRASESSLVTEEAEGPKCSGPRDLKNTKGWPCFQEIFMLAARHGEEVDTLKRYLLMQAKTGPWEFHSGVLTSQSPQEICDNIIREKILEYLPLEVPYGVVQVTEMWEEGPSGELLIVQNLLVPRKSHMPLSSLVMWRNWSCGYPGTFAQSRNRG; this comes from the exons ATGGCGGCGCACGTCGCCCTGGCGGTGCCGCGAGCTGTGCGCTGGGCCGTGAGGGCCGCTGCGGCGGGGACGCTCCTGCCGGGCCCAG CCCGTCTTCTGGAGAGCTGCACCCCGCGGGCCACCGTGCTCCCTGTCCGCTGGAGTGCGAGCAGCTCCGGGCTGGGCAGCATCCTGGGCATCCCTGCCGAGAAGCCGAGCGATGCCCTGGGCCAGCACCCGCCGCCCGTTGCCACCAGCAAAG AGGAACAAGCCCGCCTGATACGGGATCAGCCTGACCAGCCCCAGAACCCCAAGGTTTTAAGAATTGCCATCATTGGAGCGCCCAATGCTGGGAAGTCCACACTGTCTAATCAGCTCTTGGGCAGAAAG GTTTTCCCCGTTTCTAAGAAAGTGCACACAACCCGATGCAAAGCCCGGGGTGTTGTCACGTACGAGGACACACAACTG aTCATTCTGGACACACCTGGCCTCACTAGTCCCTTTAAAGCCAAAAG ACATAAATTAGATGAAGCCATGCTGACAGACCCATGGGACAGCATGAAACATGCGGATTTAG TTCTTGTTATGGTGGATGTGTCGGATCACTGGACGCGAAACTCTCTGAGCAAGGAGGTGCTGAAGTGTCTTTCTCAGTTTCCCCAAATCCCCAGTGTCCTGGTTCTGAACAAG GTGGATCTGCTAAAGAACAAGTTCATCCTGCTGGAATTAGTAACTGAACTAACAGAGGGAATTGTAAATGGAAAGAAACTGGAAGCGAGATCTGCATTTAAACATAATTCCAGTTCTTCAGCAAAGTCTCCTCTTCAAATCACTCGGGCTTCTCCACTTGAGAATAGGGACCCTGAGTCTCACTGTCTGCAGGAAACAGGTCAAGCCCAAGAAGGCTCTAGCTTGGACAACACCAGTGATATGAGGGCTTCTGAGTCCAGTCTTGTCACAGAAGAAGCAGAAGGGCCAAAGTGCTCTGGACCCAGAGAtctaaaaaatacaaaaggctGGCCGTGCTTCCAGGAGATCTTCATGCTGGCAGCTCGCcatggggaggaggtggataCGCTCAAG CGGTACCTCCTGATGCAAGCCAAGACAGGCCCTTGGGAGTTTCACAGTGGGGTCTTGACTAGCCAGTCACCTCAAGAGATCTGTGATAATATCATCAGGGAGAAGATACTGGAGTACCTGCCACTGGAAGTGCCCTACGGCGTGGTTCAG GTGACAGAGATGTGGGAGGAAGGACCAAGTGGGGAGCTCCTCATCGTGCAGAACCTCTTGGTCCCAAGGAAGTCTCATATG CCCTTGAGCTCTCTGGTCATGTGGAGAAACTGGTCCTGCGGGTATCCTGGCACTTTTGCTCAGTCCAGAAACAGAGGATGA
- the FLOT2 gene encoding flotillin-2 isoform X2 — protein MGNCHTVGPNEALVVSGGCCGSDVKQYVYGGWAWAWWCITDTQRLSLEVMTILCRCENIETSEGVPLYVTGVAQVKIMTEKELLAVACEQFLGKNVQDVKNVVLQTLEGHLRSILGTLTVEQIYQDRDQFAKLVREVAAPDVGRMGIEILSFTIKDVYDKVDYLSSLGKTQTAAVRRDADIGVAEAERDAGIREAECKKEMLDVKFMADTKIADSRRAFELQKAAFSEEVNMKTAEAQLAYELQSAREQQKIRQEEIEIEVVQRKKQIDVEEKEIIRMEKELIATVKRPAEAEAYRIQQIAEGEKVKQVLIAQAEAEKIRKIGEAEAFVIEAIGMAEAERMKLKAEALQQYGEAAQLALVLDALPEIAAKVAAPLSKVDEIVILSGESSNTTSEVNRLLAEIPASVRAITGVDLTKIPLIQKATGAQA, from the exons ACTGTCTTTGGAGGTTATGACCATCCTCTGTCGCTGTGAGAATATTGAGACGTCGGAGGGGGTCCCACTGTACGTAACAGGGGTTGCACAG GTGAAGATAATGACTGAGAAGGAGCTCCTGGCTGTGGCCTGTGAGCAGTTCTTGGGGAAGAACGTGCAGGATGTGAAGAACGTGGTCCTTCAGACACTGGAGGGGCATCTACGCTCCATCCTAG gtaCCTtgacagtggagcagatctaCCAGGACAGGGATCAGTTTGCCAAGCTGGTGCGGGAGGTGGCAGCTCCTGATGTGGGTCGCATGGGTATCGAGATCCTGAGCTTCACCATCAAG GATGTCTATGATAAAGTAGATTACTTGAGCTCCCTGGGAAAGACTCAGACTGCGGCTGTCCGAAGGGATGCAGACATCGGTGTGGCAGAAGCCGAGCGAGATGCTGGCATTCGG gAGGCAGAGTGCAAGAAAGAAATGCTGGATGTCAAGTTCATGGCAGATACCAAAATAGCAGATTCCAGACGGGCTTTTGAATTGCAGAAAGCTGCCTTCAGTGAGGAGGTCAACATGAAG ACTGCAGAGGCCCAGCTGGCCTATGAGCTCCAGAGCGCCCGGGAGCAGCAGAAGATCCGCCAGGAGGAAATTGAAATCGAGGTGGTGCAGCGCAAGAAGCAGATCGATGTTGAAGAGAAGGAGATCATCCGGATGGAAAAGGAGCTGATAGCCACTGTGAAGCGGCCGGCCGAGGCTGAAGCCTACCGTATCCAGCAGATCGCCGAGGGCGAGAA GGTGAAGCAAGTCCTCATTGCGCAGGCGGAGGCAGAAAAGATCCGCAAGATCGGAGAAGCAGAGGCTTTTGTAATCGAGGCCATCGGGATGGCAGAGGCTGAGAGGATGAAGCTGAAAGCTGAAGCGCTCCAGCAGTATGGAGAAGCTGCCCAGCTGGCTCTAGTGCTGGATGCGCTGCCTGAG atCGCTGCCAAAGTGGCTGCTCCCCTCTCCAAAGTGGATGAGATCGTTATTCTCAGTGGAGAGAGCAGCAATACAACATCCGAGGTAAACCGTCTGCTGGCTGAGATCCCTGCCTCTGTGCGTGCCATCACTGGCGTGGATCTCACAAAG ATTCCCCTGATCCAGAAAGCCACCGGGGCCCAGGCATGA
- the FLOT2 gene encoding flotillin-2 isoform X1: MGNCHTVGPNEALVVSGGCCGSDVKQYVYGGWAWAWWCITDTQRISLEIMTLQPRCEDVETAEGVALTVTGVAQVKIMTEKELLAVACEQFLGKNVQDVKNVVLQTLEGHLRSILGTLTVEQIYQDRDQFAKLVREVAAPDVGRMGIEILSFTIKDVYDKVDYLSSLGKTQTAAVRRDADIGVAEAERDAGIREAECKKEMLDVKFMADTKIADSRRAFELQKAAFSEEVNMKTAEAQLAYELQSAREQQKIRQEEIEIEVVQRKKQIDVEEKEIIRMEKELIATVKRPAEAEAYRIQQIAEGEKVKQVLIAQAEAEKIRKIGEAEAFVIEAIGMAEAERMKLKAEALQQYGEAAQLALVLDALPEIAAKVAAPLSKVDEIVILSGESSNTTSEVNRLLAEIPASVRAITGVDLTKIPLIQKATGAQA, from the exons GATTTCCCTAGAGATAATGACGTTACAGCCCAGGTGTGAGGACGTAGAGACGGCGGAGGGGGTAGCTTTAACTGTCACAGGTGTGGCACAG GTGAAGATAATGACTGAGAAGGAGCTCCTGGCTGTGGCCTGTGAGCAGTTCTTGGGGAAGAACGTGCAGGATGTGAAGAACGTGGTCCTTCAGACACTGGAGGGGCATCTACGCTCCATCCTAG gtaCCTtgacagtggagcagatctaCCAGGACAGGGATCAGTTTGCCAAGCTGGTGCGGGAGGTGGCAGCTCCTGATGTGGGTCGCATGGGTATCGAGATCCTGAGCTTCACCATCAAG GATGTCTATGATAAAGTAGATTACTTGAGCTCCCTGGGAAAGACTCAGACTGCGGCTGTCCGAAGGGATGCAGACATCGGTGTGGCAGAAGCCGAGCGAGATGCTGGCATTCGG gAGGCAGAGTGCAAGAAAGAAATGCTGGATGTCAAGTTCATGGCAGATACCAAAATAGCAGATTCCAGACGGGCTTTTGAATTGCAGAAAGCTGCCTTCAGTGAGGAGGTCAACATGAAG ACTGCAGAGGCCCAGCTGGCCTATGAGCTCCAGAGCGCCCGGGAGCAGCAGAAGATCCGCCAGGAGGAAATTGAAATCGAGGTGGTGCAGCGCAAGAAGCAGATCGATGTTGAAGAGAAGGAGATCATCCGGATGGAAAAGGAGCTGATAGCCACTGTGAAGCGGCCGGCCGAGGCTGAAGCCTACCGTATCCAGCAGATCGCCGAGGGCGAGAA GGTGAAGCAAGTCCTCATTGCGCAGGCGGAGGCAGAAAAGATCCGCAAGATCGGAGAAGCAGAGGCTTTTGTAATCGAGGCCATCGGGATGGCAGAGGCTGAGAGGATGAAGCTGAAAGCTGAAGCGCTCCAGCAGTATGGAGAAGCTGCCCAGCTGGCTCTAGTGCTGGATGCGCTGCCTGAG atCGCTGCCAAAGTGGCTGCTCCCCTCTCCAAAGTGGATGAGATCGTTATTCTCAGTGGAGAGAGCAGCAATACAACATCCGAGGTAAACCGTCTGCTGGCTGAGATCCCTGCCTCTGTGCGTGCCATCACTGGCGTGGATCTCACAAAG ATTCCCCTGATCCAGAAAGCCACCGGGGCCCAGGCATGA
- the ERAL1 gene encoding GTPase Era, mitochondrial isoform X1 → MAAHVALAVPRAVRWAVRAAAAGTLLPGPARLLESCTPRATVLPVRWSASSSGLGSILGIPAEKPSDALGQHPPPVATSKEEQARLIRDQPDQPQNPKVLRIAIIGAPNAGKSTLSNQLLGRKVFPVSKKVHTTRCKARGVVTYEDTQLIILDTPGLTSPFKAKRHKLDEAMLTDPWDSMKHADLVLVMVDVSDHWTRNSLSKEVLKCLSQFPQIPSVLVLNKVDLLKNKFILLELVTELTEGIVNGKKLEARSAFKHNSSSSAKSPLQITRASPLENRDPESHCLQETGQAQEGSSLDNTSDMRASESSLVTEEAEGPKCSGPRDLKNTKGWPCFQEIFMLAARHGEEVDTLKRYLLMQAKTGPWEFHSGVLTSQSPQEICDNIIREKILEYLPLEVPYGVVQVTEMWEEGPSGELLIVQNLLVPRKSHMMMLIGRGGKVISRIAQEAGQDLMNVFLCDVRLKLKVDVKS, encoded by the exons ATGGCGGCGCACGTCGCCCTGGCGGTGCCGCGAGCTGTGCGCTGGGCCGTGAGGGCCGCTGCGGCGGGGACGCTCCTGCCGGGCCCAG CCCGTCTTCTGGAGAGCTGCACCCCGCGGGCCACCGTGCTCCCTGTCCGCTGGAGTGCGAGCAGCTCCGGGCTGGGCAGCATCCTGGGCATCCCTGCCGAGAAGCCGAGCGATGCCCTGGGCCAGCACCCGCCGCCCGTTGCCACCAGCAAAG AGGAACAAGCCCGCCTGATACGGGATCAGCCTGACCAGCCCCAGAACCCCAAGGTTTTAAGAATTGCCATCATTGGAGCGCCCAATGCTGGGAAGTCCACACTGTCTAATCAGCTCTTGGGCAGAAAG GTTTTCCCCGTTTCTAAGAAAGTGCACACAACCCGATGCAAAGCCCGGGGTGTTGTCACGTACGAGGACACACAACTG aTCATTCTGGACACACCTGGCCTCACTAGTCCCTTTAAAGCCAAAAG ACATAAATTAGATGAAGCCATGCTGACAGACCCATGGGACAGCATGAAACATGCGGATTTAG TTCTTGTTATGGTGGATGTGTCGGATCACTGGACGCGAAACTCTCTGAGCAAGGAGGTGCTGAAGTGTCTTTCTCAGTTTCCCCAAATCCCCAGTGTCCTGGTTCTGAACAAG GTGGATCTGCTAAAGAACAAGTTCATCCTGCTGGAATTAGTAACTGAACTAACAGAGGGAATTGTAAATGGAAAGAAACTGGAAGCGAGATCTGCATTTAAACATAATTCCAGTTCTTCAGCAAAGTCTCCTCTTCAAATCACTCGGGCTTCTCCACTTGAGAATAGGGACCCTGAGTCTCACTGTCTGCAGGAAACAGGTCAAGCCCAAGAAGGCTCTAGCTTGGACAACACCAGTGATATGAGGGCTTCTGAGTCCAGTCTTGTCACAGAAGAAGCAGAAGGGCCAAAGTGCTCTGGACCCAGAGAtctaaaaaatacaaaaggctGGCCGTGCTTCCAGGAGATCTTCATGCTGGCAGCTCGCcatggggaggaggtggataCGCTCAAG CGGTACCTCCTGATGCAAGCCAAGACAGGCCCTTGGGAGTTTCACAGTGGGGTCTTGACTAGCCAGTCACCTCAAGAGATCTGTGATAATATCATCAGGGAGAAGATACTGGAGTACCTGCCACTGGAAGTGCCCTACGGCGTGGTTCAG GTGACAGAGATGTGGGAGGAAGGACCAAGTGGGGAGCTCCTCATCGTGCAGAACCTCTTGGTCCCAAGGAAGTCTCATATG ATGATGTTGATTGGAAGAGGAGGTAAGGTTATCAGCAGGATCGCTCAGGAGGCTGGCCAGGACCTGATGAACGTTTTCCTGTGTGATGTGCGCTTGAAGCTCAAGGTGGATGTGAAGAGTTGA
- the FLOT2 gene encoding flotillin-2 isoform X3: protein MTEKELLAVACEQFLGKNVQDVKNVVLQTLEGHLRSILGTLTVEQIYQDRDQFAKLVREVAAPDVGRMGIEILSFTIKDVYDKVDYLSSLGKTQTAAVRRDADIGVAEAERDAGIREAECKKEMLDVKFMADTKIADSRRAFELQKAAFSEEVNMKTAEAQLAYELQSAREQQKIRQEEIEIEVVQRKKQIDVEEKEIIRMEKELIATVKRPAEAEAYRIQQIAEGEKVKQVLIAQAEAEKIRKIGEAEAFVIEAIGMAEAERMKLKAEALQQYGEAAQLALVLDALPEIAAKVAAPLSKVDEIVILSGESSNTTSEVNRLLAEIPASVRAITGVDLTKIPLIQKATGAQA, encoded by the exons ATGACTGAGAAGGAGCTCCTGGCTGTGGCCTGTGAGCAGTTCTTGGGGAAGAACGTGCAGGATGTGAAGAACGTGGTCCTTCAGACACTGGAGGGGCATCTACGCTCCATCCTAG gtaCCTtgacagtggagcagatctaCCAGGACAGGGATCAGTTTGCCAAGCTGGTGCGGGAGGTGGCAGCTCCTGATGTGGGTCGCATGGGTATCGAGATCCTGAGCTTCACCATCAAG GATGTCTATGATAAAGTAGATTACTTGAGCTCCCTGGGAAAGACTCAGACTGCGGCTGTCCGAAGGGATGCAGACATCGGTGTGGCAGAAGCCGAGCGAGATGCTGGCATTCGG gAGGCAGAGTGCAAGAAAGAAATGCTGGATGTCAAGTTCATGGCAGATACCAAAATAGCAGATTCCAGACGGGCTTTTGAATTGCAGAAAGCTGCCTTCAGTGAGGAGGTCAACATGAAG ACTGCAGAGGCCCAGCTGGCCTATGAGCTCCAGAGCGCCCGGGAGCAGCAGAAGATCCGCCAGGAGGAAATTGAAATCGAGGTGGTGCAGCGCAAGAAGCAGATCGATGTTGAAGAGAAGGAGATCATCCGGATGGAAAAGGAGCTGATAGCCACTGTGAAGCGGCCGGCCGAGGCTGAAGCCTACCGTATCCAGCAGATCGCCGAGGGCGAGAA GGTGAAGCAAGTCCTCATTGCGCAGGCGGAGGCAGAAAAGATCCGCAAGATCGGAGAAGCAGAGGCTTTTGTAATCGAGGCCATCGGGATGGCAGAGGCTGAGAGGATGAAGCTGAAAGCTGAAGCGCTCCAGCAGTATGGAGAAGCTGCCCAGCTGGCTCTAGTGCTGGATGCGCTGCCTGAG atCGCTGCCAAAGTGGCTGCTCCCCTCTCCAAAGTGGATGAGATCGTTATTCTCAGTGGAGAGAGCAGCAATACAACATCCGAGGTAAACCGTCTGCTGGCTGAGATCCCTGCCTCTGTGCGTGCCATCACTGGCGTGGATCTCACAAAG ATTCCCCTGATCCAGAAAGCCACCGGGGCCCAGGCATGA